The following proteins are co-located in the Pseudomonas fluorescens genome:
- a CDS encoding DcrB/PsbP domain-containing protein: protein MATFTKTAVLLALALCAGSVFAANKPAATQTISTLGGKFTFNLPKAYTADTLPTGKAEDGTADTQGTLYANSATKSVVIVAETVRNDGATIKDNDPQFLDGAVAGFVEDQSAALPDFKKQNEKKLTFKGLGLRQVDSTATQGGGKTLNSTFLGGSGKHLLVIQAISRADDVKGHAELVKQITGGK from the coding sequence ATGGCCACTTTCACCAAGACCGCCGTCCTGCTGGCCCTTGCGCTTTGCGCCGGTAGCGTGTTCGCCGCCAACAAGCCCGCCGCCACACAGACCATCTCGACGCTGGGCGGCAAGTTCACCTTTAACCTGCCCAAGGCCTACACCGCCGACACGCTGCCAACCGGCAAGGCCGAGGACGGCACCGCCGACACCCAAGGCACGCTGTACGCCAACTCGGCGACTAAAAGCGTGGTGATCGTCGCCGAAACCGTACGTAACGACGGGGCAACCATCAAAGACAATGACCCGCAGTTCCTCGACGGCGCCGTGGCTGGCTTCGTCGAGGACCAGAGCGCTGCCCTGCCCGACTTCAAGAAGCAAAACGAGAAAAAACTGACCTTCAAAGGCCTGGGCCTGCGCCAGGTGGACAGCACCGCCACCCAGGGCGGCGGCAAGACCTTGAACTCCACGTTCCTGGGCGGTTCCGGCAAGCACTTGCTGGTGATCCAGGCTATTTCGCGGGCGGATGATGTGAAGGGGCATGCCGAACTGGTGAAGCAGATTACCGGCGGCAAGTAA
- a CDS encoding monovalent cation:proton antiporter-2 (CPA2) family protein has product MPHEGNLLQAAVVFLLAAVLTVPLAKRLQLGAVLGYLFAGVIIGPSVLGLVGNPQSVAQFSELGVVLLLFIIGLELSPKRLWVMRKAVFGVGLAQVLLTGLVMGAVALWLFGQTWNSAIVLGLGLALSSTAFGLQSLAERKELNQPHGRLAFAILLFQDIAAIPLIAMVPLLAGSDHPTTEAQGLQHVLQILGSIAVVIIGGRYLLRPVFRIVAKTGLREVSTATALLVVIGTAWLMELVGVSMALGAFLAGLLLADSEYRHELESQIEPFKGLLLGLFFISVGMGANLSLLLSSPLVVIGLTLLLIGLKLPLLYAVGRLVGDLNRESALRLGVVLAAGGEFAFVVFKIGRDQGLFEPHLYDVLVLTITLSMAVTPLLLLICPKLFKSKAKPVEVPDEYRAIESDAPRVVIAGMGRMGQIVARILRAQNISFIALDTSVETIELTRSFGGMPVFYGDPQRPEILHAAKVDQAEFVVIAMDDPEINIKTAELVRTLYPHMNIIARARNRQHVHRLVDLDASPVRETFYSSLEMSRRTLVGLGLSQAQADARITRFKNHDLQLLAAQHAVYDDAAKVMQSAQEARTELARLFEMDRLEEESDKV; this is encoded by the coding sequence ATGCCCCATGAAGGCAACCTGTTACAAGCAGCCGTGGTGTTCCTGCTCGCCGCCGTGCTGACGGTGCCCCTGGCCAAGCGCCTGCAACTGGGCGCGGTGCTGGGCTATCTGTTTGCCGGCGTGATCATCGGCCCGTCGGTCTTGGGCCTGGTGGGCAACCCGCAAAGCGTGGCGCAGTTCTCTGAGTTGGGCGTGGTGTTGCTGCTGTTTATTATCGGCCTGGAGCTGTCGCCAAAGCGCTTATGGGTGATGCGCAAGGCAGTATTCGGTGTCGGCTTGGCCCAGGTGTTGCTGACAGGTTTGGTGATGGGCGCGGTGGCGCTGTGGCTGTTTGGCCAAACCTGGAACAGCGCGATTGTGCTGGGCCTGGGCCTGGCGTTGTCCTCCACTGCCTTTGGCCTGCAAAGCCTGGCCGAGCGCAAGGAACTGAACCAGCCGCATGGGCGTCTGGCCTTTGCGATTCTGCTGTTCCAGGACATCGCCGCGATCCCGCTGATTGCGATGGTGCCGCTGCTGGCCGGCAGCGACCACCCGACCACCGAAGCCCAAGGCCTGCAACACGTCTTGCAGATCCTCGGCAGCATCGCCGTGGTGATCATCGGCGGGCGCTACCTGTTGCGCCCGGTGTTTCGCATCGTCGCCAAGACCGGCCTGCGCGAAGTGTCCACCGCCACCGCGTTGCTGGTGGTGATCGGCACCGCCTGGCTGATGGAGCTGGTGGGCGTATCCATGGCCCTCGGTGCATTCCTCGCCGGGCTGCTGCTGGCGGATTCGGAGTACCGTCACGAACTCGAATCCCAGATCGAGCCGTTCAAGGGCCTGCTGCTCGGGCTGTTTTTTATCAGTGTGGGCATGGGCGCCAACCTCAGTCTGCTGCTCAGCTCGCCGCTGGTGGTCATCGGCCTGACCCTGCTGTTGATCGGTTTGAAATTGCCGCTGCTGTACGCGGTCGGCCGCCTGGTAGGCGACCTGAATCGCGAAAGCGCGCTGCGCCTGGGCGTGGTGCTGGCGGCAGGCGGTGAATTCGCCTTCGTGGTGTTCAAGATCGGCCGCGACCAGGGCTTGTTCGAGCCGCATCTTTACGATGTGCTGGTGCTGACCATTACCCTGTCCATGGCCGTGACCCCGCTGCTGTTATTGATTTGCCCGAAGCTGTTCAAGTCCAAGGCCAAACCCGTGGAAGTGCCCGATGAATACCGCGCCATCGAAAGCGATGCGCCGCGCGTAGTGATTGCCGGCATGGGCCGTATGGGCCAGATCGTGGCGCGGATTCTGCGCGCGCAGAACATCTCGTTCATCGCCCTCGACACTTCGGTCGAAACCATCGAACTGACCCGCAGTTTCGGCGGCATGCCGGTGTTTTATGGTGACCCGCAGCGCCCGGAAATCCTGCACGCCGCCAAGGTCGATCAGGCAGAGTTCGTGGTGATCGCCATGGACGACCCGGAGATCAATATCAAGACCGCCGAATTGGTGCGCACGCTCTACCCGCACATGAACATCATCGCCCGCGCACGTAACCGCCAGCACGTGCACCGCCTGGTGGACCTGGACGCCTCACCCGTACGCGAAACGTTCTACTCCAGCCTGGAAATGAGCCGCCGTACCCTGGTCGGCCTCGGCTTGAGCCAGGCCCAGGCCGATGCGCGTATCACCCGCTTCAAAAATCACGACCTGCAGTTACTCGCCGCCCAACACGCGGTGTATGACGACGCAGCCAAAGTGATGCAGTCCGCCCAGGAAGCCCGTACGGAACTGGCGCGGCTGTTTGAGATGGACCGCCTCGAAGAAGAGTCCGACAAGGTGTGA